From the genome of Rattus rattus isolate New Zealand chromosome 6, Rrattus_CSIRO_v1, whole genome shotgun sequence:
CGATGGAGTGAGGGGTTCTGCTGTGAGGGGTCTTGAAGAGAAAGAACCCCGAGATGCCTGAGTCACATGGAAGCTTTATTCACGGCCTCCAACTTGTTGAGGTTTTTAAAGGCAATTTTGCATGTATACGGCAAGGCAGTGTGAGCGTCTGCAGCGTGAAGTTAtttacagaagcagagagagagcagTTAATTGTCAGGCCATTCTCTAACCTTTGGTCATAGACACATCGTATAGAATTTAGGCTGGTCCAGAGACAGTTTACACTAGGAATGTTGGTGAATTTATGGTTGATCTGATTGAGCAAGGGCCAGTTTTCCCAAGATGGTTTTATCACTGAAAGTATTCTTAGGGGTATCTTCACAAGATCACATAACTATATATAGTTCAGTAGCCCTCTGCACTGCTGCAGGCAGCCCATTACTGTACAGATCAGGAGCTATACAGGGAATGAAGTTTTGTTTAGtgcagggtttttgttgttattgtttgtttgtttgtttgtttttaagatttattcatttattatatatgagtatactgtagctgtcttcagacacaccagaagagggcatcggatctctttacagatggttgtgagccaccacgtggttgctgggaattgaactcatgacctctggaagagcagtcggtgctcttaaccgctgagccatctctccagccccctgttgttgttattgtgcgACACACACATGTGATCTTCTGGATGCATTGTATAAGCTTGCATATTTGGAAGGAGGCAAGGGGAGAACAGTAATGCACGCCCTGGAGTAGATGTGGGTTTCTCAGGAGAGAATAACCTCTTAGCACTTACActttaaagtcattattttctatttgaaCATTCTACAATGCTTCTGGCAACCATTTTAGTTCATATGCTAAATCCTATCTaacaaaacaattctaaaatGAGAATTCCCATTTGTTTTACAACAAGGTTTcaccttgtagccctggctagtcagtaacttgctatgtagaccaggctgctctgaaactcagagatcctcctgcttctgcctcctgagtccagGCCACTGTGCCTGGTTAGAGTTCACTTAGTGATTGGCCTGAGGACTATGGAAAGAGTGGCACAGCGACATTGCCTGTTTGACAAATCAGCATTGGGGTtgtgttcatttatttagtgCATGTGTTCTGAAATTTAGGAAAATGATAAACCATTATCatactcccagcaaccacatggtggctcacaaccatctgtaatgaaatctgatccccccttctggtgtgtctgaagacagctacagtgtactcacatataaaatataaatctttaaaaaaaaggtggGGAGTGATTGGAGGAGACACTTTACTTtgattcacatgtgcacacacaggtatgaACAGAATACAGGCATATACAAAACGCATACACAAGTAGATCAGAACTGAGATGTATCTATTTTGGTCCctgcccacccctccaccccaccctcactcccccacccctgcccgcCTCAGTTTTCCTTCGTTTCTAGGAAGGGCTCACCTTAGATACAaagtcatagaagcaggagtgGATAGCTCACTCCTCTTCTCTCGGCCCTGTAGGTGGAAGCACTTCAGGCCCAGCTGGGAGAGCAGACAAAGCTTTCTAGAGAACAAGTCGAAGGGCTCATGGAGGACAGACGGATCCGAATCGAGGAGATCCAAGTTCAGCACCAGAGAAATCAAGAGAAAATCAAAGAGCTGACCAAGAGGTGAGGACTCACAGAATACTGTTCTAATAGGCGTCCTGTTTTTCTGAATAGCTCAGCTGTTCTAAGCACtattacagaggacctgggttcagttcccagcatgtacatcaggtggctcacaccatctgtaactccagttcctgggggaTCTGGCACCTCTGTCCTCCAGAGGTGTTCAACAACTAAATTATGCAGATAATTCACATAGGTACACATTTTTCAAAAATCTtagccaggtgatggtggcatacgcctataatcccagcactggggaggcagaggtaggcggatctttgagtttgagctcagcctggtctacagagtgaaaaaaagaaaagtccaatTTTTAGAGAACCTGAATCGTCTTTTGGAATAGCCTGTGATTCCACTGTACAGTGCGAGCATATTCACGCTCACAGctgttctttctttcagtctccatCATACCCAAGAACTGCTCTACCAGAGCACCAAAGACTTTCTACAACTAAAatttgaaaaccaaaataaagagaagTTGTGGATGCTTGAAAGAGACCACCTGATGTCAATGATGAAGCAGTACAGAGTGCagtacaggaagaaagaagataagCTTGGGAAAGTCGTTCCTACTTTACATGAGAATCACCATGCTCAGAATGAATATGTGAAGGTAATGCCATTCTCTTCCTGGAACAGTTGAGAAACTCGGAATTCCAGGGGGCTGAGTTGAAGCCCAGTTGATAGAATGTTTGTATAGCATACTGAGGCCCTGGACTTGATCCTTGGCGCTGTGTAAAGCCAGGTGTGATAGCTaatgcctgttatcccagcatttgagagattagagagggttggggatttagctcagtggtagagcgcttgcctagcaagcacaaggccctgggttcggtccccagctccggaaaaaagaaaaaaaaaaaaaagagagattagaGAAGGTGACGGAAAATTCCAAGTCCTCCCGGGCCGGCCGCATGTTGACTTTGGGAGCCTGTCAGAGACTCGGAGAATTTCAAAGAGCCTATACATTGTTATATAAGATTCATTCAGTTCCTGAAGCTAGATAGCAATGTCATGGAGTACATAACCAGGAGTAACTGACCATGATGGTGATTGAGAATTTGAAATACTAAGCCAGACAGAATTCCAGACCGGACTGTGGAGTaagattgtctcaaaaagaagacaaaaatatcacatgtcattcattcattcattcattcatccattcctgATTCAACTTATAGGTTTAGCAATGTAGAATTAGACAAGTCTGTTTTTCACTGTGTTTATATTTTAGTGAACAAGGAAAATCATCTAATTTTATGTTAGTAAGAGACTTATGTAAGGATTGTATTACTTGTTGGAACTCTGCTTCAGAAAGGGACCTAGGGACATCTTCTTAAGTCTGGTGCTTTTGCTGAGGCCTGTGATATTGATTAGGGGAAGGGCATTCctggcagagggagaaagaagtccCTTGAGCATGtttgagggaaaggaaggatgcTATCATGGCTGTAAAATAACAAGGAGGAATTGGGAGCTGGCGATGAAGCTCATTGGTAGAGATCAAGGAACTGATCAAGGCCTGAAGTTTAATTCTTAGtgccacagagaagaaaacaaggaggAACTGACATGCAGGTCCCGGGGTAGATGGCCCGTAGATGGCCAGTAGATGGCCCTGCAGGCCCTGTGAGGATATAAACAGCCCTAAGGATTGTGTCTTGGAAGGGTTGTATAAGGAAGTAGCATGATCTGATGTGACGTTAAGACTGGGTTTCAGgtaacccagactggcttccAACTCTCTGTGTacctgaggatggctttgaacttgtgatcctcttgtgagcctctgcctcctgagtgctggtgttcTGGGCGTGTGTCACCACGCCACTGGCTTATTATTTTGAAGCAGGAGGTTCATTGTTTCCTAGACAGGGCTTAAACCCCCGGGCTCCAGGAATCCTGTGTTTGCCTCCAGAGCAGCTGGATTACAGGGTACACCTGTGTATAtagactttttatttaaaaaattgcatttatttattgggggGGGGTGCAAGGCAGGGGGAGCAGTGTGTGAACATACCGTGACACAAATGTAGAGTCAGAGAGCTTAGAGGACTCgattctccccttccaccatgtgggcagGGTGCCAGGCTTTGGGGCAAGGGCCTCAGTGCCGACTCTTGCTGCCCTCCTGGTTTAAGAGTTTGAAGGATTGCTGTTCTGGTTCTTTTATAGAACATTTGTAATACATGTTgtggatatttctttttaaagagccAAAACATGTAAgccctgttctgacttcctcccCTGATAGACTAGGATGTGGACATGTAAGCCAGACAACCCTGTCCTTCCCAAGCTGCTGTGTGATGGCATTTCATCAGAGTGACAGCAATCCTCTCCAGGACACCTGGGTTTCTTTGCCTTAAAGAACATCTACTTATGTGCACTGGAGAAAGGATAGACAGGAAGTCTAGCtatagcaagaccctgggttGCTCCTCACGTCTGCTTCTACAGATTTGCTCTGaaaatcttttcctcccttctttacCATAGTGCTATTTTGAATTACAAATTTGATTATAGGGCCGAACATTAAAACTTTTCATCCCTTTGACCCACAGTCTCTTAAGGATAAGCTAACACAAGAGAAAAAGCTGTCCAACATGTACCAAGAACAGTGCATTTCCCTAGAAGAGGAACTTGCTCGAATTCGGGAGGAAGAAGGCGTGAGGAGAGAGATCTTCAAGGTGTGTGGTGTTTCACACTTGGGCTGAGTAGAACACGCAGACTGCGGGGGAGAGTCTCCTTTCCATAAACTCTTCGTCACCCATTTGTAGGATCGCTCCAACAAGATGGGCAAGCGCTTACAGATAATGACAAGACGCTATCAGGCCTTGGAGCATCGACGAATCCTGGAAGTAGAAGGCTTCAAGACGGACATTAAGGCTCTCCGACAGAAGCTGAGAGACCTGGAGCAAACGCTCTATAAGGTACCTTTGCTCCTGAGTTAGGAAAGGGAAATTGAGGTGGGATTGTAGAAAAGATGGTCAGGGTGGTTCCTCAGAAGGATGGCCAAGGATGTGATGTAGATTTCAGTAGAGTGGGTGTAATGTGTAAGAAAAACAAGACGCTGGCTGGATCTCCAGCATTACAAAAACCAATAGGCTGTGCTTTGTCCTTACTTGAACAACAGATGGGTAAGTATCCTTGAGTCCTCTCTGTTAGTTCAATAGGAACACTTGATTGGAAAAACAAAGACCGACATAAACGTACAAATTATCACCTTTTCCAATTCAACTAGATTAAAAAAGTAGATGTGTATAGGAAATGGGGGCTGGGCTCAGTGAGTAAACATTGCTGGTTGTGCAAGCGttatgacctgagttcaggtccctggcacccacatgaaCGCTGAGCACAGACGTCCATCTGCAGCAGCCCAGGGCTGAGAAGAAGACAGGGGACCCCAGGAATGTGCTTGCTGGCTAGTATAGCCCCTCACTCGTGTCGTGTGGGCGTGGctgagtgcacacacactctcaaaagAATTgtttgggtctctctctctctcagatttttCAAGAAAggagtcctctgtgtgtgtgtgatagagtgttgtaatgattttattcatttttattttgtttttggttttttttttttcgagctggggaccgaacccagggccttgcgcttcctaggcaagcactctaccactgagctaaatccccaacccctcatttttattttatttgtttgcatatatgcctgtctgtgtgagggtgggagatcccctggaactggcaactgtgagctgctatgtgggggCCTGGAAACTGAACCCATGGCCCCTAGAAGAGCAAAcagtgttcttctctctctctctctctctctctccacacacacacacacacacacacacacacacacatatatatgaggtacaccgtcgctgtcttcagagacaccagaagagggtataagatcgcattacagatggttgtgagccaccatgtggttgctggaaattgaactcaggacctctggaagagcagtcaatgttcttaaccactgagccatctctccagccccaagaattgtctatttttttggagctggggactgaacccagggccttgcacttgctaggcaagcgctctaccactgagctaaatccccaaccccgaattgtCTACTTTTAAAGTGAGAAAATGACTGAGTAATGAAGTCCTTTCCCAGACACCTTTTAGTATCTAGCTTGCCTTGAGAGCTTTGCTAGAGATTAGCAGTCTCCTTAAGTCCTAAATAGTTGCTATGTTctgaacaaacaggaaaaaatggGCAAATTTACCAATAATGCTGTTATTGGTCTTACTTTTTGTTAACAcctatttatttctgtgtgcagGCCTGTGTAACACGGTgaatgtgtggaggtcagtgtACTCCTTTCAGTTCACTGGTCCACCATGTGGCTCCTGGGGACCCAACTCAGAtccccaggcttggtggcaagtgcctttcctAACCGCTGATCGACCTCACCAGTGCTGTCTTGGTCTTTTTGCCCATTGTTAGCTACTTGATAATCTGTATCCCAAagcttttctgcttttgttttatatttttaatatatatttttaatattcgtTTGTTTGAGATGGTTTCTGgtcagccaggctggccttagtcTGCAtaggtagccaaggataacccgGAACTCTTGAGCTTCTTGCCTTCTTCTCCCAGATGCTTTGGCCggttaaatgttttcatttaaaaatgagtcACTGAAGAATTTTAGTGCTGTATTTATCATATGTAAAAAAGGAGCCCGCCAGCATGGCTGCTCTTTGTGACTTGGTTTCTCTCCCGTAGCTAATGCCatagttctttctctctcttttctcaacCCTCTAGGCAACCATCAACACCCATGGAAATCAGGATCTGGCCATTCTGTGTGAAGTCCGTGATAGCAACAGGAGAGCTCATAAGATACAAGGAGAGCTGAAGAGCCTCAAGTCTAAAATGTTCAGTCTGGAGAATGAGCTTAGGCTGTGTTGATGTCTCCTTTCAGGGTTGGTTTCCAGAAACCTGAGGCAAGGTCACCTGTTCCCGGAGAGTGGACATGGAGTTGTCCAGAGTAGTGACATCAATTTTAATGAAGATAGTGTTAAGGGCATGATAGCTCACACCTacaatcctggcacttgggaaactgagccaggtggatctctctgattcatggccagcctggtctacaatagTGACTTCTAGACCATCCAAGGCTACTTAATAAGACCCCATCTCCAAAAACATCAAACATCAAaaccagagaggaaagaagaaaaccagaaaacagtGGCAAATCTGGCCCTGGGAAAGCTGCACTGGCAGACCGCCGCCTCCGCTGGCCCTGCTCGCCTCACTGCGGGTAGGAACTGTGGCCGAGTTACTTGGAGACTTTCCTGCTCTTCTGTTGTATATGGATGGACTTTCCTGTCTATAAAGTCAGTTGATGGGATGTAACTTACCTGGGGAAGTGCTTGTCCACCGTACGGAAAGCCCTGGTTCTGTTGCTAACACCACCTAAAGCCAGGGTTGGTGGCTCCTGCAGTCACCACTGGAAAGAGGAGTATGTAGGAGAATCTGAAGTTCACATTCACCCTTGGCTGTgtggtgagttccagactagcctgggctacataagaccgtgtctaaaaatgaaaacaagaaacaaacaaaaacaagaaaacaaactaagtGTCAGTGGGAGAACATGTTTCCAGGAGGGCCAAAGTCATTCACTAAAGTGCATTCCtactcagggaaggaaggaagcagcaaaTTACATGGGCAGATTCACGGACTTAGCTGTGTCCCAAGTGACtgaccaccagggggcagcagagCCCTTGCTCTTAAGTAAACTTGGTCATCAAGAAAAGGGTGCTATTTATGTACAGTAGGCAAAACCAATATGGTAATTTATGTGAAGAAGTTTGacattttatcaatattttttagattattcaaattaatattttcaataaaatgtagTGTTTAAAACATCTCAGTGTCCTACAAGGTCTCTGCTTATACCTTGAGTAACATTTATCTTGGTTTACTTTCCTTTTGAAAAGTGTTTCTTACGTGAGTTTATAAACTAGGGTGGAGCACGTGTGGAAGCTAGAGGACATCTTTCGGGACTTAGTCCTCCTGCCATGCTGGCTTGGGGCTGCCAGGCTCCTCCTGTGGGGCTAGGGGTCTCtcgggctgtcaggcttggcagcaggtgtctGCTCACTGGACTGGCTCACCAGCCTAGGTCACTCGCTtagatcatttttttaaactttaattttttttcaattactcactttacatcctgctcactgccaccTCCCAGTCACCCTGTCCCCTTCTCTGGATGGGCGTGGCCCTcctgggtattcccctcccccaccctggcatGAGGCTGTGCACTTCCTCTCCTACTAagaccagacaagacagcccagctagcacacatcccacagacaggcagcagcttttgggagAGCCCTGGCTCCAATTGTTGAGGACCCagatgaaggccaagctgcacgtctgctccagatgagcagggaggcctgggtccagcccTGTGTGTCCCTTAGTTGTTGgtttagactctgagagcccaAGGTCCAGGcgagttgactctgttggtcttcctgtggcgtTTCTGTCCCCTTCGGGACCCAcagtccttccttctgttcttccgTAAGAATCCCTAAGCTCCAtgcactgtttggctgtgggcttACATCACTCGTTTTTAATACACAGTGTGCCGCCTGGAGTATAGCGAGTGTTCCGGTACCGTTAGTCTATGACTGTGATCTGTGGTTTGGTTTCAGTTGGATTCCTATAACTTAATGCCATTCGTTCCTTCAAAAGtatatttaaggggttggggatttagctcagtggtagagcacttgcctagcaagcgcaaggccctgggtttggtccccagctccgaaaaaaaagaagaaaaaaaaagaattaaaaaaaaaagtatatctaagcaaagcatggtggctcacacggGTAATCCCAATGctcaagaagcagaaacagaatgaCCACAAGTGATAAGACTCTTTACCTGCCTCTTCAGTCTACTTTAAGCAAAATTCCCTCCCCCAGCTTTTTTGTGTAACTGAAGTTCCTCCTCCCCCggctggggaccagacccaggaccttgcgcttccctaggcaagcgctctaccactgagccaaatccccaaccccgaagttcCTCACTTCTATTTTATACTTCCCTCGTCTACTTTCTAAGATCCCAATACTAACTACTagtcttactttgtttttttctattttctctttccattcataCCCATTGTCACggttagatttgtttgtttattattatttaagggACTGGTGTACTGGTGCATagctttaatctcaacactccagagaaagacagatggctctctgagtttcaggctagcctggtctacatcataagctctaggccagccaaagatacatagtgagatcctgtttctttatttattgtgtgtctgtggttatgtgagtgtgtgtgtatgcattaatctgtagaggccagaagaggatgtcagatcccttggagctggagttacaggcatctgTGAGCTGCGTGACATGGGTAttgggatctgaactcttgtCCTCCTGAttgagcagcaagtgttcttaagagctgagtcatctctacagTCCCTGTCTTGGTTAGCTTTCGTTGTTAACCTGTCACagcttagagcagtggttctcaacctttccaaTGCTGCATCcttttaataaagttcctcatgttgtggtgacccccagccacaaaacaattccattgctacttcataactgtaggtttgctactgttatgaactgtaatgtaaacatctgatatgcaggatatcccAGGAatagaaccactggcctagattCCTTTGAGAGGAGAGCTACAAGTGATGAATTGAGTAGGTCATATTGACCTTTCGCCATGCCTAATGGGGTAGGGGATGGAGGTTGTCTGGACTGTTAGCTGATGTGGTCAGGCCCAGCCcaatgtgg
Proteins encoded in this window:
- the Ccdc77 gene encoding coiled-coil domain-containing protein 77; this translates as MNFTPTHTPICRKITVASRRGAGSGFDDTNRWKKMADSVESTPLPSIEDRLAVLRPSQELLEYYQKKMANFEAENEDVLKKLELYRETCEEQHNLEWSLQQREGEIAELQRALSDMQVCLFQEREHVLRLYSENDRLRIRELEDKKKIQNLLALVGTDTGEVTYFLKEPPHKASILQKTIQAVDVCEPSASKADPTVSKRRIRVKDKEDISERYQRDIQTLLLQVEALQAQLGEQTKLSREQVEGLMEDRRIRIEEIQVQHQRNQEKIKELTKSLHHTQELLYQSTKDFLQLKFENQNKEKLWMLERDHLMSMMKQYRVQYRKKEDKLGKVVPTLHENHHAQNEYVKSLKDKLTQEKKLSNMYQEQCISLEEELARIREEEGVRREIFKDRSNKMGKRLQIMTRRYQALEHRRILEVEGFKTDIKALRQKLRDLEQTLYKATINTHGNQDLAILCEVRDSNRRAHKIQGELKSLKSKMFSLENELRLC